The proteins below are encoded in one region of Silene latifolia isolate original U9 population chromosome 2, ASM4854445v1, whole genome shotgun sequence:
- the LOC141643234 gene encoding uncharacterized protein LOC141643234 isoform X1 yields MARDVSSCNSYNYGDANYWDARYIQEGGSFDWYQRYSSLRPFVRKYIPTSSTILMVGCGNAVMSEDMVKDGYTEIINIDISSVAIEMMRRKYEHIPQLKYMQMDARDMSVFLDDSFDSVIDKGTLDSLMCGTDAPISTSRMLGEVSRLLRPGGVYMLITYGDPNVRMPHLNRPVYNWKIELYVIPRPGFEGPTASSLKSCPEPIPLSEKGLLPADFVLDDPDCHFIYVCKKMDEVLGSIPRYSLAEDLL; encoded by the exons ATGGCCAGAGACGTATCAAGCTGCAACTCGTACAACTATGGCGACGCAAACTACTGGGATGCTCGTTACATACAGGAAGGCGGTTCCTTTGACTGGTACCAGCGTTATTCTTCCTTACGCCCTTTTGTTCGCAAGTATATCCCCACTTCTTCTACCATCCTCATGGTTGGTTGCGGTAACGCTg TCATGTCAGAGGACATGGTGAAGGATGGATACACAGAGATTATAAACATTGATATTTCTTCAGTTGCAATTGAAATGATGAGAAGGAAGTATGAGCACATACCTCAGCTGAAAT ATATGCAGATGGATGCTAGAGATATGAGTGTTTTCCTGGACGATTCATTTGACAGTGTGATTGATAAAG GAACTCTTGATTCTTTGATG TGTGGTACTGATGCGCCAATTAGTACTTCTCGGATGTTGGGTGAAGTCAGCAG GTTACTGAGGCCCGGGGGAGTGTATATGTTG ATAACCTATGGTGACCCAAATGTGAGGATGCCTCATCTGAACCGACCGGTGTACAATTGGAAAATCGAACTTTATGTCATAC CAAGACCTGGATTTGAAGGCCCAACTGCGTCATCCCTAAAATCATGCCCAGAGCCCATTCCTCTGTCAGAGAAGGGTCTGCTTCCCGCTGATTTTGTCTTGGATGATCCTGATTGCCACTTCATATATGTCTGCAAAAAGATGGATGAGGTTCTGGGTAGCATACCCCGGTACTCCTTAGCTGAGGATCTGCTATAA
- the LOC141643234 gene encoding uncharacterized protein LOC141643234 isoform X2, which translates to MQWLVLVLHFAVMSEDMVKDGYTEIINIDISSVAIEMMRRKYEHIPQLKYMQMDARDMSVFLDDSFDSVIDKGTLDSLMCGTDAPISTSRMLGEVSRLLRPGGVYMLITYGDPNVRMPHLNRPVYNWKIELYVIPRPGFEGPTASSLKSCPEPIPLSEKGLLPADFVLDDPDCHFIYVCKKMDEVLGSIPRYSLAEDLL; encoded by the exons ATGCAATGGCTTGTGCTCGTTTTACATTTTGCAGTCATGTCAGAGGACATGGTGAAGGATGGATACACAGAGATTATAAACATTGATATTTCTTCAGTTGCAATTGAAATGATGAGAAGGAAGTATGAGCACATACCTCAGCTGAAAT ATATGCAGATGGATGCTAGAGATATGAGTGTTTTCCTGGACGATTCATTTGACAGTGTGATTGATAAAG GAACTCTTGATTCTTTGATG TGTGGTACTGATGCGCCAATTAGTACTTCTCGGATGTTGGGTGAAGTCAGCAG GTTACTGAGGCCCGGGGGAGTGTATATGTTG ATAACCTATGGTGACCCAAATGTGAGGATGCCTCATCTGAACCGACCGGTGTACAATTGGAAAATCGAACTTTATGTCATAC CAAGACCTGGATTTGAAGGCCCAACTGCGTCATCCCTAAAATCATGCCCAGAGCCCATTCCTCTGTCAGAGAAGGGTCTGCTTCCCGCTGATTTTGTCTTGGATGATCCTGATTGCCACTTCATATATGTCTGCAAAAAGATGGATGAGGTTCTGGGTAGCATACCCCGGTACTCCTTAGCTGAGGATCTGCTATAA
- the LOC141643236 gene encoding agamous-like MADS-box protein AGL15 isoform X1, with amino-acid sequence MGRGKIEIKKIENANSRQVTFSKRRSGLLKKAHELAVLCDAEVAVIVFSSTGRLFEFSSSSMKRTLTRYQNARESADTVTANQRLDEQAEEAKEIDFLKDEITKLQMGQMRLQGKELSGLSLKDLQQLEKQLNEGLLAVKAKKDQLLMEQLELSRLQEQKALLENESLRRQVAKLQGVATPTEKSEQMYLEYYPIERKVSPDKIAALASSEFDKEDSDVTLHLGPPCSETRKRKASESESGSPTVSP; translated from the exons ATGGGTCGTGGGAAAATAGAAATAAAGAAGATCGAGAATGCAAATAGTAGGCAAGTGACATTTTCGAAACGACGTTCTGGGTTGTTGAAGAAAGCTCATGAACTTGCTGTTCTTTGTGATGCTGAAGTTGCTGTTATTGTTTTTTCTAGTACTGGTCGACTCTTTGAATTCTCTAGTTCAAG CATGAAAAGAACGTTGACGAGGTACCAGAATGCACGGGAATCAGCTGACACTGTAACTGCAAATCAGCGTTTGGATGAG CAGGCTGAGGAAGCGAAGGAGATCGATTTTCTGAAGGATGAGATAACAAAGCTCCAGATGGGACAAAT GAGGCTACAGGGTAAGGAATTGTCAGGCTTGAGCTTAAAAGATCTGCAACAGCTAGAAAAACAATTAAATGAAGGATTATTAGCTGTGAAGGCAAAGAAG GACCAGTTATTAATGGAACAGCTGGAGCTCTCACGCTTACAG GAGCAAAAGGCCTTGCTGGAGAATGAGAGCCTACGCAGACAG GTGGCAAAACTTCAAGGCGTTGCAACACCAACTGAGAAATCGGAACAGATGTATCTAGAATACTATCCCATAGAGAGAAAGGTTTCTCCTGACAAAATTGCTGCTTTAGCTAGCAGTGAGTTCGACAAAGAAGATTCGGATGTTACGTTACACCTAGG GCCACCATGTAGTGAAACTCGGAAGAGGAAGGCATCTGAGAGCGAGTCTGGAAGTCCAACAGTTAGTCCCTGA
- the LOC141643236 gene encoding agamous-like MADS-box protein AGL15 isoform X2, which translates to MGRGKIEIKKIENANSRQVTFSKRRSGLLKKAHELAVLCDAEVAVIVFSSTGRLFEFSSSSMKRTLTRYQNARESADTVTANQRLDEAEEAKEIDFLKDEITKLQMGQMRLQGKELSGLSLKDLQQLEKQLNEGLLAVKAKKDQLLMEQLELSRLQEQKALLENESLRRQVAKLQGVATPTEKSEQMYLEYYPIERKVSPDKIAALASSEFDKEDSDVTLHLGPPCSETRKRKASESESGSPTVSP; encoded by the exons ATGGGTCGTGGGAAAATAGAAATAAAGAAGATCGAGAATGCAAATAGTAGGCAAGTGACATTTTCGAAACGACGTTCTGGGTTGTTGAAGAAAGCTCATGAACTTGCTGTTCTTTGTGATGCTGAAGTTGCTGTTATTGTTTTTTCTAGTACTGGTCGACTCTTTGAATTCTCTAGTTCAAG CATGAAAAGAACGTTGACGAGGTACCAGAATGCACGGGAATCAGCTGACACTGTAACTGCAAATCAGCGTTTGGATGAG GCTGAGGAAGCGAAGGAGATCGATTTTCTGAAGGATGAGATAACAAAGCTCCAGATGGGACAAAT GAGGCTACAGGGTAAGGAATTGTCAGGCTTGAGCTTAAAAGATCTGCAACAGCTAGAAAAACAATTAAATGAAGGATTATTAGCTGTGAAGGCAAAGAAG GACCAGTTATTAATGGAACAGCTGGAGCTCTCACGCTTACAG GAGCAAAAGGCCTTGCTGGAGAATGAGAGCCTACGCAGACAG GTGGCAAAACTTCAAGGCGTTGCAACACCAACTGAGAAATCGGAACAGATGTATCTAGAATACTATCCCATAGAGAGAAAGGTTTCTCCTGACAAAATTGCTGCTTTAGCTAGCAGTGAGTTCGACAAAGAAGATTCGGATGTTACGTTACACCTAGG GCCACCATGTAGTGAAACTCGGAAGAGGAAGGCATCTGAGAGCGAGTCTGGAAGTCCAACAGTTAGTCCCTGA
- the LOC141641550 gene encoding protein BPS1, chloroplastic-like, producing MVVLISKLPIFLHKSKKSKLDQSESIAFQSFQSTLSENLHKLFSDHKNGLNYASLSLSWYIPSFKFIQGMNKAFAKLVKDLDYPVTKWQGKLGENYFSYTLNMLDVLNSISSSISNLGSSRLSISHAITLIASNPSSAIHHLKPIIPKKIKDFNSKDMSNVESFNCGKERVIHEAMMKMRSVDLLILKVLFRGLSGERIEENGWFNSGEFDGFNLGFGEEFVVIKEIKEVNEVVKKIEGSLVGGKKSNKYVETEELKRKLNEFESLIEMVEKEVNCLFSEVLARRNELINCFRLPKCA from the coding sequence aTGGTGGTTTTGATCAGCAAACTACCCATTTTCCTTCACAAATCAAAGAAATCCAAACTGGATCAATCTGAATCAATTGCTTTCCAATCTTTTCAATCAACTTTATCTGAGAATTTGCATAAATTGTTCTCAGATCATAAAAATGGATTGAATTATGCATCGCTTTCGCTTTCGTGGTACATCCCTAGTTTCAAATTCATACAAGGAATGAACAAAGCTTTCGCGAAACTGGTGAAAGATTTGGATTACCCTGTTACCAAATGGCAAGGAAAATTGGGTGAAAATTATTTTTCATATACTTTGAACATGTTAGATGTTCTAAATTCAATTTCTTCTTCAATTTCCAATTTGGGTAGTTCAAGATTAAGTATTTCTCATGCAATAACTTTGATTGCAAGCAATCCTTCTTCAGCAATTCATCATTTGAAACCAATAATTCCCAAAAAGATTAAAGATTTTAACAGCAAGGATATGTCGAATGTCGAAAGCTTCAATTGCGGTAAAGAAAGGGTTATTCATGAAGCGATGATGAAAATGAGGAGCGTTGATTTGTTAATATTGAAGGTTTTGTTTCGTGGGTTATCTGGTGAAAGAATTGAAGAAAATGGGTGGTTTAATTCGGGTGAATTCGACGGTTTTAATTTGGGATTTGGTGAAGAATTTGTGGTAATCAAGGAAATTAAGGAAGTTAATGAAGTAGTGAAGAAAATTGAGGGAAGTTTGGTTGGTGGAAAGAAGAGCAACAAGTATGTAGAAACAGAGGAATTGAAGAGAAAGTTGAATGAATTTGAAAGTTTAATAGAAATGGTGGAAAAAGAGGTTAATTGCTTGTTTTCTGAAGTTTTAGCAAGAAGAAATGAGTTGATTAATTGCTTTAGGTTGCCTAAGTGTGCTTAG
- the LOC141641552 gene encoding uncharacterized protein LOC141641552 gives MSIMSKNVCDLSKVEPLDGQNYKRWSQKLLMFFEQFEIDYVLFSYPPAAVTKIAASSVETTPPAIYVVMSNEEAIKKHDKDNKTVRFHLLNLMSNALFDLFMIHKSAKTIWELLEKKYRADDAGMKLDEIFLANVLLEKFPHSWSDYRNHLKHKKKGLSLQELVSHMRTVEANRLKDKNISVSVNASNASLKANLVESGGPSNFEKFKASHKAYQCSEKKYAEANAVTDDIIAAVVVEANLVGNVAEWVLDTGASRHLCADKGLFTEFEEVADGECVFMGNSSSASIKGKGETESKAGFENQDEPS, from the exons ATGTCGATCATGTCCAAAAATGTTTGTGATTTGTCAAAAGTCGAACCCTTAGATGGTCAGAACTATAAGCGTTGGTCTCAAAAGTTACTGATGTTTTTTGAGCAGTTTGAAATTGATTACGTTTTATTTTCTTACCCGCCTGCTGCTGTAACCAAAATTGCTGCATCATCTGTTGAGACCACACCTCCTGCAATTTATGTAGTCATGTCAAATGAAGAGGCTATTAAAAAACATGATAAGGATAATAAAACAGTTAGGTttcacctccttaatcttatgaGTAATGCCCTTTTTGACTTGTTTATGATTCATAAATCTGCTAAAACCATATGGGAATTACTAGAGAAAAAATATAGGGCTGATGATGCGG GGATGAAACTAGATGAGATTTTTCTAGCAAATGTGTTACTCGAAAAATTCCCTCATTCCTGGTCTGACTATAGAAATCATCTTAAGCATAAGAAAAAAGGCCTTTCCCTCCAAGAATTAGTGAGTCACATGAGGACCGTGGAGGCAAACCGTCTCAAAGACAAAAACATTAGTGTGTCTGTAAATGCTTCTAATGCTTCTCTCAAAGCTAATCTGGTTGAGTCCGGTGGTCCGTCcaattttgagaaattcaagg CTagtcacaaagcctaccaatgctCCGAAAAAAAATATGCTGAAGCTAATGCTGTGACTGATGACATCATTGCtgctgtggttgtggaagctaatttGGTGGGTAATGTTGCTGAATGGGTCTTGGACACTGGCGCTTCTAGACATCTCTGTGCTGACAAGGGGTTATTTACTGAGTTCGAGGAGGTAGCTGATGGGGAATGCGTTTTCATGGGTAACTCTTCATCCGCATCGATTaaaggcaaag gTGAAACGGAAAGCAAGGCGGGATTTGAGAACCAAGACGAGCCAAGTTGA